The Lysobacter gummosus genome includes a region encoding these proteins:
- a CDS encoding ankyrin repeat domain-containing protein has product MRWTALARFATCASHALLVLLLLSSAGCLEAPPSNRALAIDAASWFPDNPKAQQLILAADAGRVDEVRRLMKDEGVNPDKIFSQEAKYPLIAFLVMYKYPKALQVLLENGADPNARFPTPRVTKYKDGSVDTSYPNNAMVWAAKADDTVYLKLLLDHGGDPSTRNSNDETLLLQAFLWGQQWQNVKLLVERGADVNARSQGSTILSDYTGRGGFQQALWLLEHGADPTMEGTRPPGVPAGQSFVISEIFWYPSKPDFVEWQRKCQQWLLAHGYKRPPMPPHIKRMRQSFGYPTEEKDIPLL; this is encoded by the coding sequence TTGCGCTGGACAGCCCTTGCACGTTTTGCCACTTGCGCCTCGCACGCACTGCTCGTACTGCTGTTGTTGTCGAGCGCAGGCTGTCTCGAGGCGCCGCCATCCAACCGGGCGCTGGCGATCGATGCGGCATCCTGGTTCCCGGACAACCCCAAAGCCCAGCAATTGATCCTGGCCGCCGACGCCGGCCGGGTCGATGAAGTGCGGCGGCTGATGAAAGACGAAGGGGTCAACCCGGACAAGATTTTCAGCCAGGAAGCGAAGTACCCGCTGATTGCGTTTTTGGTTATGTACAAGTACCCGAAAGCGCTGCAGGTGTTGCTGGAGAATGGCGCCGATCCGAATGCACGGTTTCCGACACCAAGGGTGACCAAGTACAAGGACGGCAGCGTTGACACCTCCTATCCGAACAACGCCATGGTGTGGGCGGCCAAGGCCGACGATACCGTTTACCTCAAGCTGCTGCTCGATCATGGCGGCGATCCGAGCACTCGGAACTCCAACGACGAAACGCTGTTGCTGCAAGCTTTCCTTTGGGGGCAGCAGTGGCAGAACGTGAAACTTCTCGTCGAGCGCGGCGCCGATGTCAACGCACGTAGCCAGGGCTCGACCATCCTGAGCGATTACACAGGGCGTGGAGGTTTTCAGCAGGCGCTCTGGCTGCTTGAGCATGGCGCGGACCCAACCATGGAAGGGACTCGTCCTCCTGGCGTTCCGGCGGGGCAGTCCTTCGTTATTTCTGAAATTTTCTGGTATCCGAGCAAACCTGACTTTGTCGAGTGGCAGCGTAAGTGCCAGCAATGGCTGCTCGCGCATGGATATAAGCGTCCACCGATGCCCCCACATATCAAGCGTATGCGCCAATCTTTTGGTTACCCAACAGAAGAAAAAGACATTCCGTTGCTGTAA